The DNA segment CTTGCGGAATATCTGGGACTCATCCCCCAGCCCACCTTTTATGTCGAGACGGTCTGTTCCTCGAGCAGTACGGGCGTAAAAGTCGGATACAGCATGATCAAAGCCGGCCTCCATGACGTGGTGGTGGTCTGCGGGTTCCAGAAGATGTCGGAAATTACCTCTGCGGAATCACAGGAAAGAATGGGCAGGGGCGCCGACATTCAGTGGGAAGCGCCTTTCGGCACCATGATGCCTGCCTATTATGCCCTCTATGCCAGGGCGTATATGGCGAAAAACGGCCTCACCCATGACGATCTCATGAACGTAAGGCTGAAATCAGCCACCTACGGCCAGATCAATGAGAGAGCGGTCTATCGTAAGGGTATAAAGGCGGCTGATTTCGACGCCAACAATCCGGAAGCGAAGATGGCAGGGCCGGTTGCCTGGCCTCTCAGGGTCGGCGACGCATGCGCCAACGCGGACGGCAGCTCATGCATCATCCTTGCCAATGCGGAAAAGGCAAAAGCCTTCAGCAAGAAACCCGTATGGATCATGGGTATCGGCGGGGCTTCGGAAGCCGTAAACATGGCGGCCCGTCCTGATTTTGCACAGGGTCTGAGCGTAGGATACGGCGCGGCAGCCGAAGCGTATAAGATGGCCGGCATCACCTCGAAAGACGTAAAGGTGGCCGAGGTCCATGACTGCTTCACCATCGCGGAGATCATGGCATATGAAGGACTCGGATTCGCCAAGATGGGCGACGGCAAGGAGCTTATCCGGACAAAGGCGACCTACAAGGAAGGCAAAATCCCCGTGAACGTGGACGGAGGTCTTCTTTCCAAGGGTCACCCCATCGGAGCGACAGGTGGTTCCCAGATGAGGACTATCGTGTTGCAGCTGAGAGGTGAGGCAGGGCCCATGCAGGTAGCGGGCGACCCTGATATCGGTCTCGTTCACAACGTCGGCGGCGTCGGGCTCTACGGCAGCGTCACAATCTTTGGGAGGTGATCCATGGGATTTGAAAAATTCGGAAGAAAAAGCTTTACGGCAATGACAAAAACGGGCAAGTTTGTCGACTTCCTCGTAGAAGGCAAAATCGAAGGGAGCGTCTGCAAGAAGTGCGGCGTCAAATACTTCCCCCCGAGAGCCGACTGCGCGTCATGTCTCTCCCCTGAAATGGACTGGTTCGATATGCCCGCAAAAGGGAAACTCGAAACCTTCACGACCGCTTATTACGCGCCCTTCGGTTTCGAAGCCGATCCCCCCTACACCATGGGAGTAGTCGACTTCGGCACCATAAAACTCTTCGCCAGGCTCGCGAAGGAGATCCCCATCGATCAGATTGCGGTGGGAATGGACGTAGGCATCAGGACCCTGAAGTATGATGACGGCCAGATGTCATTCGAGATAACCAAAGCATAAATTACAAAATGCCGTTATGAAAAGGGCTGCCCCATGGGGCAGCCCTTTCTGTTTCCTGTTTGAAGGTTTCTTCTTACTGGTGGTCGGCCCACTTGCCGTACTTCTCTCTCAGCATCCTGTGAAGTATCTTTCCCGCGCCGCTTCTCGGCATCTCCTCGTCCTTGATGAAGACGATGTTCTTCGGTACCTTGAAGCCTGCGATCTTACCCTTGCAGAAGCCGGTGATCTCGTCTGCCGTCGCCTCCTGGCCTTCATGGAGCACGACTACCGCCGTAACCTGCTCGCCCCATTTCTCGTGGGGCACGCCGATGACGGCCACGTCCTTTACCTTGGGGTTGCCGCCCAGGCAGTTCTCTACCTCGGAGGGGAAGATATTCTCTCCGCCCGATATGATCATGTTTGCCTTCCTGTCGACGAGAATGATGTACCCGTCCTCATCGCGATAGGCCATATCGCCGGCGCTGAAGTATTCGCCCTTCATGGCTGCCGCGGTCTTCTCCGGGTCTTTCCAGTATTCTTCGAAAAGCATGGGGCTTCTCGAATAGAGCTCGCCCACCTCATTGGGCTTGGTTACGAGGTTTCCGTCCTCGTCATAGAGACGAATGAGGTCGGTGCCGATAACTTCCCGGCCGCATGAGCCGAGCTTGGTGAGCTGCTCGTTCGGTTTGAGGACGGTGACGATTCCTGCTTCCGTGGAGCCGTATGCCTCATTCAGCTCCGAATTGGGGAACATCTTGAGGACGCCGAGCTTCGTATCCCTTCGTGCCGGGGCGGAAGAGATGAGGAGTTTCTTTACTTTCGAGAGGTCATATTTCTGCTTCACCTCATCGGGCAGGGCAAGCATCATGATGTAATGGGTGGGTACGAGGGAGGTGAAGGTTACCCCGTGGTCCGAGAAAGTCTTGAGCAGGTTCTCGGGATTGAAGCTTACCATGTTATAGGCCATGACCGCCCCGCCGACCCAGGTTGCCACGAAGGAGTAGAAGAGGGAATTGACATGGCAGCACGGCATGACGAGGAGGTTTACGTCGTCAAAATTGAACTGGTGGTCGTAGATCTGGATGAAGTACTGGGCGAAGAGGTTGAGGTGGCTCTTTACCACACCCTTCGGTTTACCAGTGGTGCCGCCCGTATACATGATTACCCACGGGTCATCGGCATCGACGACGGTGGCGGGCTCGGTGGCGCTCGCCTTGGCGAGGGCTTCTTCGTAAGGTACGAAGCCGTCATAGGTCTCCTTTCCCAGGGCAAAGGAGAGATACCCTTTCACGGTGGGGATGTTTTTCTTCATCTCCGTGACCATCTGTATCCAGGGGAATTCCTTCCCGTCGGCGCCGTCAACGCCGCCCTGAACGATGAAGACCTTGCATTCACTGTGATTGATGTTGTACT comes from the Syntrophorhabdaceae bacterium genome and includes:
- a CDS encoding beta-ketoacyl synthase N-terminal-like domain-containing protein — encoded protein: MAKDVAVIGVGQSSFVRGYPGSIRELAFEAFREAMQDAGITQKDVGASVFCSAPEYDKQRSPAGVLAEYLGLIPQPTFYVETVCSSSSTGVKVGYSMIKAGLHDVVVVCGFQKMSEITSAESQERMGRGADIQWEAPFGTMMPAYYALYARAYMAKNGLTHDDLMNVRLKSATYGQINERAVYRKGIKAADFDANNPEAKMAGPVAWPLRVGDACANADGSSCIILANAEKAKAFSKKPVWIMGIGGASEAVNMAARPDFAQGLSVGYGAAAEAYKMAGITSKDVKVAEVHDCFTIAEIMAYEGLGFAKMGDGKELIRTKATYKEGKIPVNVDGGLLSKGHPIGATGGSQMRTIVLQLRGEAGPMQVAGDPDIGLVHNVGGVGLYGSVTIFGR
- a CDS encoding Zn-ribbon domain-containing OB-fold protein — protein: MGFEKFGRKSFTAMTKTGKFVDFLVEGKIEGSVCKKCGVKYFPPRADCASCLSPEMDWFDMPAKGKLETFTTAYYAPFGFEADPPYTMGVVDFGTIKLFARLAKEIPIDQIAVGMDVGIRTLKYDDGQMSFEITKA
- a CDS encoding AMP-binding protein codes for the protein MKNGHWLTAKDVLRVNGFKYPNKIGIKDLYKSYTFKQWDERACRLANALADMGMKKGDRFAVLAYNCVEWMEIYGAAAKGGFVCVPLMFRLAGVEMEYNINHSECKVFIVQGGVDGADGKEFPWIQMVTEMKKNIPTVKGYLSFALGKETYDGFVPYEEALAKASATEPATVVDADDPWVIMYTGGTTGKPKGVVKSHLNLFAQYFIQIYDHQFNFDDVNLLVMPCCHVNSLFYSFVATWVGGAVMAYNMVSFNPENLLKTFSDHGVTFTSLVPTHYIMMLALPDEVKQKYDLSKVKKLLISSAPARRDTKLGVLKMFPNSELNEAYGSTEAGIVTVLKPNEQLTKLGSCGREVIGTDLIRLYDEDGNLVTKPNEVGELYSRSPMLFEEYWKDPEKTAAAMKGEYFSAGDMAYRDEDGYIILVDRKANMIISGGENIFPSEVENCLGGNPKVKDVAVIGVPHEKWGEQVTAVVVLHEGQEATADEITGFCKGKIAGFKVPKNIVFIKDEEMPRSGAGKILHRMLREKYGKWADHQ